In Streptomyces erythrochromogenes, the DNA window CCTGCGGCCAGCAGTCGTCGTCGACGAGGTCCAGGTCGCGGACGGCGACCAGCTCGGTCGCCACCGGCGGGACGGGCAGGTCCGGTAGCTGGTCCAGCACGTCCTCGCACCACACGTCCACCGCGTCCAGCAGCCCCGCGTCGTCCGGCTCGGCGAAGTCACCCTCCCGCGGCTCCAGTTCGTCCGGGTCCAGGACCACGTCGGTGGCGCGCACCAGCTGGAAGGACGCCAGCACCCCGCAGGCGGTCAGCGGGGCCTCGCCCCACCGCTCGGCCAACTCGGCGTCGACGTACGGGACCTCGTCCTCCCGGATGACCGCCGCCAGCGGCGAGCCCGGCAGCAGCAGTTCGCCCGCCGGGGTCAGCTCCCCGTCCTCGTCCGGCAGGGCCAGCGCGCCCAGCCACGGCTCGTCGCCCGGCGCCAGCTCCGCGTCGCGGACCAGCCCGAGGACCACATCGGCCAGCTCGTCGGCGTCCAGGGTGTCGGCGTCCTCGTCCCAGATCTCCCCGGCGTCCAGGGAGGCGGCCACAGCGGCCCGCACCTGCGGGGTCGTCAGGACGGCGCGCGGAGTCGCCGGGAGGGAGCCGAGCTTCTCCAGCAGCGGGTGCGCCGCCTCCGGGTGGGCCACCTTCAGCCCCAGCCGGGCCAGGTCCGCGGGCGTCTGCGCGTACGGCAGCAGGACGTGGCGCGGCCCGATCGTCGTGCGGCCGTCGGCGAGCGGCACGGGCAGCCCCGACAGCCGGTCGGGGTCCACCCCGGCGAGGCTGTCGTAGAGCCGGTACCACCACTCGGGGGTCCGCTCGATGCCCGCGATCCGCTCGATGGCATCGCCCAGCGGGAGCCGGCCCACGCCCAGGGTGCGCAGCTCGGCGCGGCGCTCCAGGCCCGCCGGCAGCAGGGTCGGCAGGACCTCCGCCAGGACGCGTACGGTGTCGGCGCCCGCGCCCTCCACCACCTCGGCCTCGAACGGGCGCAGGGCGCCCCGCTCCTCCGCGTGCTCGGGCGGCGCGGCCGGTGCGAGGAACGCCGTACGGGGGAGCCGTTCCAGCACGGCGGCGCGCAGGGCCCCGTCCAGCTCGCCCTTGCCGAGCGGGCCGGGGACCAGGTCGACGAGCCCGGTGCTCACCGGGTCCCAGGCGCCGAGGAGTTCGGCGTACGCGTCGGCCGCGCGCTCCACGAGGAAGTCGGTCAGCGGCCCCGGCGCGGGGTGGCGGCGGCTGGTGTCCAGCGGCAGGGTCGCGATGAGCAGCGCCGGGATGCCCAGCGGCTCGTCGGTGGGCGTCGGGGCGTGCACCACGGGCGCGGTGGTCGGGCGCAGCGGGGCGCCGTCGGCGTCGACGGGCACCGCCCACGACACCGCCCAGGCGGGCCGCAGCCGTTCCTCGACGGGCCGGTCGGCGAGCAGCGCCCGCTCGATGGCGCCGCCGTGGCGGACGGTGCGCCAGCGGTTGGTGCGCGTACCGGAGTCGGTGGTGTCCTCGACGACGGTGTACGCGCCCTCGTCACGGCGGCCCAGGGTGCGCGAGCCGGCCGGGGTCTCCACGACGATCTCGCACAGTCCGGGCAGGGTCAGCAGCAGGGCGTCGTCGATGCCCGCGAGGAGCCGCTCGACGA includes these proteins:
- a CDS encoding sacsin N-terminal ATP-binding-like domain-containing protein; translation: MSVRVTAAQSGVDPFGTARLRRGVLDAWGAGPARFREDANAEEDLALGGYRDRLVVELAQNAADAAARAKVPGRLRITLHEGEAGHALLAVANTGAPLDATGVESLSTLRASAKREPAAESVGRFGVGFAAVLAVCDEPAVLGRHGGVRWSLAEARELAREASVGSPGLGDELRRRDGHVPLLRLPLPAEGTAPEGYDTVVVLPLRDAAAEDLVERLLAGIDDALLLTLPGLCEIVVETPAGSRTLGRRDEGAYTVVEDTTDSGTRTNRWRTVRHGGAIERALLADRPVEERLRPAWAVSWAVPVDADGAPLRPTTAPVVHAPTPTDEPLGIPALLIATLPLDTSRRHPAPGPLTDFLVERAADAYAELLGAWDPVSTGLVDLVPGPLGKGELDGALRAAVLERLPRTAFLAPAAPPEHAEERGALRPFEAEVVEGAGADTVRVLAEVLPTLLPAGLERRAELRTLGVGRLPLGDAIERIAGIERTPEWWYRLYDSLAGVDPDRLSGLPVPLADGRTTIGPRHVLLPYAQTPADLARLGLKVAHPEAAHPLLEKLGSLPATPRAVLTTPQVRAAVAASLDAGEIWDEDADTLDADELADVVLGLVRDAELAPGDEPWLGALALPDEDGELTPAGELLLPGSPLAAVIREDEVPYVDAELAERWGEAPLTACGVLASFQLVRATDVVLDPDELEPREGDFAEPDDAGLLDAVDVWCEDVLDQLPDLPVPPVATELVAVRDLDLVDDDCWPQVLAMLAQPPLRDALTQPVRILLPDGTTQSVRPYTAWWLRDHPVLDGRRPAGLRAAGGDPLLEGLYTSADATGFEDEQVLRALGVRTSVAALLDEPGGAAELLGRLADPEREVTDRQLHGLYGALADLDPEQVTLPDELRAVVDGEVLVVDAADAVIADAPDLLPLVAGLPLLPVSPVRAADLAELLQVRRLSETVPAEVTTPGEEHEVPESVRVLLGPATPATYIEHEELVAGGTELDWRRTPDGTLHASTLEGVAAGLAWSAGQWPRRFEVAALLEDPSRTAELARDRWFD